The Bacteroidota bacterium sequence GAAACAATTGAATGCCAGGTGCCGGTCATTTCCCCCATTCAAGGACAGCATCGCTTTGCCTTCCTTGGAAGGGTTCAAGGTTGTCGCCATTCGAGACGTCATCTATTGTGAGGCAGACAGCAATTACACCATCTTTCATTTGGTCGAGATAGGCAAATATACGGTCGCAAACACCCTCGGGAGCTACGAGACGTCGCTGTCAGACAAGCCATTCTCCGAATCCACGACAAATACCTCGTCAACTTGCAACACATCAAGGCCTATCACAAAGGCCGAGGTGGCAGTGTGGAAATGTCCAACAAAAAAGAGCTCGATGTATCCACGCGGAAGCGTGATGCGTTTTTGGCGAAGCTGTCGGAATATACGAGGGGGGTTTAGGAACATACCAGCAATAGCCATTTTTACAGATGCTAATCACACGTAAGCTAAGCTTCGTCGCAGATGATCACGCATCCTGCACACCTGCGCACTCTAGCTAACGCCTGCGCATCCACAAGCGTAATATTGTCATGATCTCGCTGAGATCGTTTCAATTGTCTTCAAAAACACTTTATCTAAAATGAAAAGAACAAGAGTATTGCACAAGGCCGCACGATTGTGGCTGTGCAGTTTGATTGCCCTTTTGGGGTTGAATTTTAACATTTCAAATGCCCAAACTGGCGTGTATACCTTTGGCACGGACAATGCAAATGAAGGTGGGCGTGTGCTTTGTGACGACCCTGTACATCAGCGGATGTACATTGGTGGGTACCGGCGTGACTCCACATTAATCATGATGGTGGATTACAATGGATACATACTTGGGGAAACGACATTTATGGTGTCTGATGTCGGGGCTCGGGATATTCTCACCGATCTTAAGTTCAGCGCGAATGACAGCTTTCTCATTGGAACTGGAATCCAACTTCCTACTGCTGGCACTCAATATGGGGGATATATTTTCCGTATGACCAGAAATTTGGTGATGGATTGGATGCAGGACTTCCCAACTGGCACAAATTCTTTACTACCTAAAAATATTCAGGACCTGGGCACTAACTTCACTTACTATGTTGTAATGGGTGCCTGTTATCAAACTATAATTGGACGTCGTCTATGGGTTGACAAGCAGACCAGGAACGACCATCACGAATTCCGCATCGTTACGATGTCGGGGGTCCTGAAGATTTTGAAGCATCAGTGATACAAGGTCAAGACTTATTCATCACTGGCAGGCTTGGGCACTCTGGCGGTGACATGTTTTTACGGCCAGGACTCGTGCGTATGAATGGAACAACGGGAACGATAATCCCCAATAATCAACATACCTATTTGGTTGATAGCGTTCAGCATGCAAGGTTATATTCCACGGACGTAGCCCTTGATGATGATGCCTCACCAGTTACTATCGGCAATGGAGATTTCCATAGCAATGGTTTTGGTTTAAGCTCCTTCTTTTCGATTCACAATCAGACGACGAATGAACTAGCAGGCTGGGAAATTGACATTGCGGATTTTCAGTATGAGGAAGCTGCTGAAGTAATCCGAGCACCGGGAATGGGTCTTGGCAGTTTTGTCATATTTGGCCAAGGAAGGTTGAATGGAGTCACCACCAATGGGCACAGTTCAAATCAACTTTGGATGATGAGTATCAATCGCAATGGAACCACAAACTGGTTTAGGCAATATGGAGGCTCTGGCATAGGAATTCTATGACTGGACAAGTCAACAACAGTTGATTTCTATCAATTCTGGAACAGCACGACTTGCATTTGCAGCGACCACCATTGCTCCAGGCGAAACGGATGAAAATATTTTGCTAGTTATGTCGAATGCTTACGGCGAATTTGATGCCATTGATGGCAATTGCATCTCCAGCCCGATTGGTATTAGCATGACATCACATATCCATAACAATACCATCAATATGGTACGCTCCGACAGCGGGTGGGTCAGCAATACCGTCACTCCAATGCTCAACCACCCCGCCCTTCACACCCAACCCCCGTGTGGCCCTTCCTGCTTCGCCGCCATGGAACCTAGCTTCAGCCACATCACTGTCCCCAATGACCGACCACCAACCAGACCAATACCCCCTCGGGCAGACAAGTATGGGCGGGCAAAGTCTATGTGGGAGCTGACGTGACCATCGATGGCATTGTGCTGGATATTTCTGAATCCGATATTGTCTTCGCGCCTTGCACCCGCATCACCCTCATCAATGGAGCGCGGTTGGAGGCGAACAATTCCACCTTCCGGTCTTGTGGGGATAACGATTCCTGGGAAGGGATTTTCTTCACCTCCACCGGTACGACGCATACATCAGGGGCTGTGGATGGATGTCTGTTTAAGAATGCTGTGGATGCTATTCGATTGGAAAGCGCCCCGGGCAACAAGACTGCTGCCTACGATGTGCGGATCACGGACAATAGCTTCGTCACTTGTCTCCATGGCATCAGAATGCCGGGTGTCGCCCGCTTGAACATGCTGGAAGGCATCACTGGCAATCGATTCACGGTCGATAATCGTCCAATAGTTTGGGGAAGCAAAAACCCTAACGGGCAGTGTATTACTTCTTTCTCACAGGAATTCGAAGGCATCAGCGCAGTGGCTACTACATTTGTTGGACAAGTCTCACAAAATAGTTTCATCAACACGAGTGATGTTGCCACGACTACGCTTGGGGGTATCATTTGGAACAATTGCATTGGTCGAATCTCTCTCAATCAATTCACCAACAATCGCCATGCAGTGCAAATGAATCGCGGCACCCGAGCTGCGATTGAAAACAATGCGATCGAGGTCACGCAACGGTTCGCCCAATTTGAAACCCAGATTTTGTTGGTAGGCACGACAAATTCCTCTGTACTGGGAAACCACTTGATCAACTCCAATGAAGCAGGCACTTTCAACCGATATGGTGCAGCCATCAGCATCGAAATTGGCACGTTTATCAATGTCAAGGAAAATACTGTGGACGGCTTCACCAATGGTATCCAATTCTATGGATGTAATCACTCCGCCATCGACGAAAATAAGCTCACGAACTGTAACGTCGTAGGTATCGTGGTGCAAGGTGGTGCCTCCAACACTGTCAGTTGCAACGAAATCAAAATGCGTTTGCAACTTGACAACGCGCATCCTTCAGAGGGAATTTTCTACAATCACCTTGTGTCATCTCTGCCTTCAGTGGATATTCGCGGGAATTGTATTACGGATGCTTCCTTTGGGATCGTTGCCAATAATCAATCCAATCTGATGGCAATGCCGAGAATGCGCAACAATTATCTCTACAACTACACCCGAGGTGGTATCGTTACTTTTCGGTTCAATGGCGCACAAGGTACAGGCATCGCCACACCTGCCCAAGCTGGACGAAATACCTTCGTGAGCAACAATGTTTTGGGTGGTGCAGTGGATATCCATTCCAATGGACAATCCCAGACATGGTATGGAAACTACGGCATCAGCACGGTGAGTGCAGGGGTGACCTTGATCGGCAATGGCACTTATCACAGTATCGCAAGTTGCGGGCTGCAAATCGGATCGGGAAACTCCGCGATCGGTTACAATGAAGTTTGTGATCAGTTCACGACAGGCCCCATCCAGATGCTTCAACGTTTGATCAGTGGCGACTATTCAGAATTTGAATCGGACAAATTCGGTGATGCCAAAGCTGTCATCGCAGCCGCTTTGACCGAAGCCTTGCTCGACGGCGGCTCTGCGGATGTAGCCGCGGCGTTCAAGGCTTGGATAGGCACCAATGTTCAATTTTTGCCAGCAGAAAAGGCTTGGGTTAATTATCATTACCACAATGCAATGGGTGAATCTGATGCAGCCTTGGCTGCCCTTGTGGATTTGCAAAATGCAGATAGTCGTTTCAAAGACTTTGTAACTGTCGAATCCATTGATCAACAACTTGCGCTGCATGGACGTGCGGTTGAGAATTTGACGGACTCTGAAATCAATGAACTTGCGGCCATTGACAATGCAAGGTTGGAATTTGCCGACGATGCGCGTGATTGGATGCATGTAGGCATAGGTGCGCATCCGCACCTCCTCAAGGCGATCAACCTTCCAGAAATTGCCCTGGAAGGCCGCCATATCCAGGATGTACGTCAAGAAAGCCTACACCTATTCCCGAACCCCGCAGAAACGCAGGTGACAGTCGAGTATGTCCTGGACAACGCTTTGGGTGGATCCTTGCGGATCTTTGATATAGCAGGTAAAATGATGTATCAAGCACCGCTTGCCGGAGATGCTTCCAGTACAACGCTCGATCTGACCACATGGTCGCCGGGTATCTATCTTCTGTCGCTTTTCAATTCCGAAGGGCAGGTAAGCACTGCGAAATTGATTGTGAAGTAGACCGTTGAGGTTCTTCAGTAAAGCATCCCCCTGTTTCGATGGAGACGGGGGGATGATTCGTTCTTGACGATCAATCGAAAGTGTTCGGGTATGGAGAAAAGCCGGCTTTTGTGCTGACAGACAAGCTTATTCGTCAAAGCTCATCAAAATGGAATTTTAGCTTCTACCTATTTGTGGGGCGTGAAATTCAGGAATTGTTTGGCTTGAAACTCGATCGATCATTGTGGGTATTGGCAGACATGGGTGTGAATGTGCATTCCTGTCTTCATTGTTATGGGACCTTAGCGTTTGAGATGTTCGCAGACATCGGCCTCTTCTCAGGTCATCCGCAAAGCCATCGACAAGCCCGAAATCCCTCCACAATGGGTTCGAACTTTGTGCCGCTGGGTGTACATGAAAGGCCTTAAGAGCAAAGCTCGGCTACTCGCTGGGCTTTTTCAATTCAGGACGGGATCAGAATGGGATCATTTAATGCCCCCGATCCTATCAGCTACTTCAAGTGGAATGAATTGTCCATGTCATTCGTTAGGTATATTCTAGTTTTCCTTCCAACCTGAAGTACACCTTATCGCCTAAAAAGTAATAACTTGCATTTGCAAAATATAGCAAGGTTATATGCCATGAAGTACTTCTTCCTTTCTTTGTTTCTCACCTTCATCTCGGTTTCCACCGCAATGGGACAGGTTTTTGAATGGGGAAGGCAGATCTATGGAAACAGCTATATCAATGGTGTGGCCATCTCTGAAAGCGCCGCGCCGTATGTATGCGGCTTCAACAATGTCCAGATTAATATCGGTGGGAGCAACCTTTACAATGCAATCGGGGGAGTCGATGGCTTTGTTGCTAAAATGGATCCTGCTGGGAATGTGGCTTGGTATTCCCCGATTGGCTACCCTGGAAGCACCTGCAAGGTCCACGATATCACGCGCGCACCCGACAATACCTTTTTAATTGCCGGTGAGGCAACGGATACGCTGGCATTTGGATCCGATACCTCCACTGTTTACGGGAATCCTGGAAGTTTTTTTGTGGCTCGATTGGATACAGGGGGACAGTACCAATGGATCTTCAGGCATGGAGGCTCCAGATATGGCGGCAGCTATCAGGTAGATCATCTGGTCCGAGCTGATACCGCCAACAACTGCTATGCCTACGTTGCTTGGGACTCGACCTTGTTTTTTGGACAAGATACCTTCCGTTACAACCATCCAACTGGAAATTCTGCGATCATCAAATTCGACCCTTCGGGAAATCCCCTTTGGGCTTTTCCTGTCTTTAGATCCTCCCACTATCAGAATGCCATGGCGGTGGACGATGATGGCAACACATACGCCGCATTTGCTGTTTATGATTCCGTTTTCATTGGTGGCACTACAATCGTCAATACCGGTGACCCTGATTTTACCATCGCAAAAATCAGCCCCAATGGCACCCTGCTGTGGACACGCACGATCGCTTCGGCGGGCTATACGCTGCCTGGCAGCATGGCGATCGATTCCTACGGGAATCTTTTGCTCACAGCCTATTATTCAGGTTGGGGAACGCTTGACGGGGCGCCTATCGTGACGATTGTAGGTACATCGGGGTTCATTGCCAAGTTTTCACCCAGCGGGACATTGCTATGGCAAGAGTTCGCTGATCAACCGTCAGCACCAGGCTTTCCAAATGATGATTTTCCAATCGCAGCTGGCCGAAATGGAGATTTTTATGTTGCCAGTGGGTTGACAGTGCAGGGATGCAATGCATGTACCGTGGCAATCGACCAACATGTTTTTCCAGTTTGCTGCAGTTCATCACCATTGTTGTGTGTCCGTTATGACTCCTCTGGGACTGCGAAATGGGTGGCTCGGTCCCAGCGTGATGTGGGATTGGCCCCCAATGCTTTTGATATCGCGGTCGATACTTTCGGAAATATCTATTCGACAGGGTCTTTTCATGGGTTCGCGGTTTTGGGGGGAGATTCACTTACGCGGTGGACTTTTGGCTATTCCGGATATGTGGCGAAGGTCAATGCGCAATACAGTGCCGTTTCGGGCGTGGTTTTCGATGACTGGAACTTCAATGGGACATTCGATTCTACGGACGTCCTGGTGGAAAACGCGGTCATCGCAACTTCGCCCGGAGGAGACGTATTTGATACGGAAAGCAACGGAAGATATTTTGCCATTCTCGATACAGGGACCTTTACTTTGGGAATCCCTTCGCCTCCACCCTACCGCACCGTAGTACCCGTTTCCCACACGGCCATCCTGCCCGACTATGGCATGGTGTTGAACGGCTATGATTTTGCGCTGCAACCCATTCCCAATATCCAGGATCTCGAAGTGGATGTGGTGAACTACGGCCCTGTTCGACCAGGATTTTCGCGTTCCTACCGCATTCGCTGCCGCAACGTGGGAACAGATACCCTCTCGGGCACCGTTGTCTTGCGTTTCGATACACTCTTCACTTTTGATTACAGCAATCCCGTCCAATTGTCCTATGGAATCGATAGTGCTGACTGGAGTTATTCGAACCTTCATCCCCAGCAATATTTTGACATCTGGCTTTCGCTGGTACTTTCTCCATCAGCAAGTCTCAATTCTCAGGTGCAATACTATGCCATCGCCAACCCACTCGCCTCTGATACGACGCCGGGAAACAACGTCGACACACTTGAAGTGACGATCACTGGATCTTGGGATCCAAACGATAAGCATGTCGAGCCTGAAGGCGTGATCCTCACGCAGGAGCTGAGTCCCAGCTTTCCTCTGGAGTACATGATTCGGTTTCAAAATACAGGAACGGATACAGCCTTCAGGGTCCGTATCGTCGATACGCTTGGAAGCAGTCTTCAATTGCCTACGATCGAGCTTATTTCGGCGAGCCATGGGTGCACCTGGTCGATGCGTGGTCAGGGAATCGTGGAGTGGTTGTTTGAGAACATTGAGCTCCCAGACAGCAACACCAATGAAGCAGCAAGCCATGGTTTTGTAAAGTTCCGCATCAAGGCAGCCACCCATCTCCAAGCTGGCGATTCGATCCTCAATCAGGCCAGCATCTATTTTGATTACAATCTTCCTGTTGTGACCAATGAGCCATTTAATGAGGTTGAGACCCTTGGCGCTCCCGATCTGGACCATCCGGTAAATGGCTGGCTAGGATTTCCTTCCTGGCCTTGGTACCTTGAATTTGATTGGGTCCCTTATGCAGAATCCTATCAAGTGCAGGTGGCACGCGACACAGCCTTTTCCCAGGTAGTGTTGGATACATTGGTGCCAGACGTTTCTCCGCTTCCCAATCCACCGCGTGACACTTGTGAGTGGCGGTATTGGCGTGTGCGTGCCATCGGACCTCGCGGCGTACTTGGCCCATGGAGCAGTGTGTGGTCGTATTATCTCCGGTTGATGCCGGCAGGAAGCGTTTCTTTGGCCCTTCCCGCTGACCAAGCGATCAACCAACCGCTCAGCAATTTGCCTTTGGCTTGGTCTAACCCTGCAA is a genomic window containing:
- a CDS encoding LytTR family transcriptional regulator translates to MYGRKHPRELRDVAVRQAILRIHDKYLVNLQHIKAYHKGRGGSVEMSNKKELDVSTRKRDAFLAKLSEYTRGV
- a CDS encoding T9SS type A sorting domain-containing protein, which encodes MGADVTIDGIVLDISESDIVFAPCTRITLINGARLEANNSTFRSCGDNDSWEGIFFTSTGTTHTSGAVDGCLFKNAVDAIRLESAPGNKTAAYDVRITDNSFVTCLHGIRMPGVARLNMLEGITGNRFTVDNRPIVWGSKNPNGQCITSFSQEFEGISAVATTFVGQVSQNSFINTSDVATTTLGGIIWNNCIGRISLNQFTNNRHAVQMNRGTRAAIENNAIEVTQRFAQFETQILLVGTTNSSVLGNHLINSNEAGTFNRYGAAISIEIGTFINVKENTVDGFTNGIQFYGCNHSAIDENKLTNCNVVGIVVQGGASNTVSCNEIKMRLQLDNAHPSEGIFYNHLVSSLPSVDIRGNCITDASFGIVANNQSNLMAMPRMRNNYLYNYTRGGIVTFRFNGAQGTGIATPAQAGRNTFVSNNVLGGAVDIHSNGQSQTWYGNYGISTVSAGVTLIGNGTYHSIASCGLQIGSGNSAIGYNEVCDQFTTGPIQMLQRLISGDYSEFESDKFGDAKAVIAAALTEALLDGGSADVAAAFKAWIGTNVQFLPAEKAWVNYHYHNAMGESDAALAALVDLQNADSRFKDFVTVESIDQQLALHGRAVENLTDSEINELAAIDNARLEFADDARDWMHVGIGAHPHLLKAINLPEIALEGRHIQDVRQESLHLFPNPAETQVTVEYVLDNALGGSLRIFDIAGKMMYQAPLAGDASSTTLDLTTWSPGIYLLSLFNSEGQVSTAKLIVK